The Daucus carota subsp. sativus chromosome 2, DH1 v3.0, whole genome shotgun sequence genome includes a window with the following:
- the LOC108208510 gene encoding transcription factor MYB86 — MGHHSCCNQQKVKRGLWSPEEDEKLIRYITNNGYGCWSEVPEKAGLQRCGKSCRLRWINYLRPDIRRGRFTPEEEKLIISLHSAVGNRWAHIASHLPGRTDNEIKNYWNSWIKKKIRKPNPSSTNIVTPLPPPPPPPNTITTNTTIQPSQFNYNSTNQLDFLTQDFEAKPQFLQENTLFSSQSPIFMFETTTSFNATHGDDISLRNESTFFHSATDMQSDQPWNHQQQLMLPPAILPSFTTTANLDSIYLPPMIDNTDVVQSKNNTTDYVERENNVALAELNEWVEITQQSACPSYLFWENTAFGEEETVTNYNPDMGALLTSFSSSL, encoded by the exons ATGGGACATCACTCTTGCTGCAACCAGCAGAAGGTGAAGAGAGGGCTTTGGTCACCCGAGGAAGATGAGAAGCTCATCAGATATATCACCAACAATGGCTATGGCTGCTGGAGTGAAGTCCCTGAGAAAGCTG GGCTTCAAAGATGTGGCAAGAGTTGTAGGCTGAGATGGATCAACTATTTGAGACCCGACATCAGGAGGGGAAGGTTTACGCCTGAAGAGGAGAAGCTGATTATCAGCCTTCACAGTGCTGTTGGAAACAG ATGGGCTCACATAGCTAGTCACTTGCCTGGAAGAACAGACAATGAAATCAAGAATTACTGGAACTCATGGATCAAGAAGAAGATTCGAAAGCCTAATCCATCATCGACTAACATTGTCACTCCTCTTCCTCCTCCGCCCCCTCCTCCTAATACAATCACAACAAATACTACTATTCAGCCATCGCAATTTAACTACAATTCCACGAACCAACTAGACTTTTTGACTCAAGATTTTGAAGCCAAACCACAATTCCTTCAAGAAAACACCCTATTCTCCTCCCAGAGCCCTATATTTATGTTTGAAACCACTACCTCATTCAACGCGACTCATGGTGATGATATCAGCCTAAGGAACGAGTCGACCTTTTTCCATAGTGCCACAGATATGCAATCCGATCAACCTTGGAACCATCAGCAGCAACTAATGCTCCCACCAGCAATTCTCCCATCTTTCACCACTACAGCTAACCTGGACTCAATTTATCTGCCACCAATGATAGACAATACAGACGTGGTTCAATCGAAGAATAACACGACTGATTATGTGGAAAGGGAGAACAATGTAGCATTAGCTGAGCTGAATGAATGGGTTGAAATCACTCAGCAATCAGCATGTCCAAGTTATCTATTTTGGGAAAATACAGCTTTTGGAGAGGAAGAAACGGTGACAAACTACAATCCGGACATGGGAGCTCTGTTGACATCCTTTTCTTCGTCTTTATAA